The Psychrobacillus sp. FSL K6-2836 nucleotide sequence TGGTACAGCTCCTAAATATGCTGGACTTGACAAAGTTAACCCATCATCCGTTATTCTTTCAGGAGTATTAATGCTAGAACATTTAGGCTGGACTGAAGCTGCGAAACTTATCATGGATTCAATGGAGAAATCTATCGCTTCTAAAGTGGTTACTTATGATTTCGCTCGTTTAATGGATGGTGCAACTGAAGTTAAATGTTCTGAATTCGCTGATGAACTTATTAAAAATATGTAATATGAAATTGAATTTTGGTTTTTAAGGAAGGGAATTTTCCCTTCCTTTTCTTATAAAAACAAAAGGAGAGTTTTCTAATGACATTGAAAAGAAGTAAAATTTCAGTAATCGGTGGAGGATTTACAGGTGCAACAACTGCTTTTCTACTTGCTCAAAAAGAGCTTGGTGATATTGTATTAGTAGATATTCCACAAGCAGAAAATGCTACTAAAGGTAAAGCTTTGGATATGGCACAAGCTGGACCAGTCCAAGGATTTGACTCTGATATCATTGGTACTTCTAACTATGAAGATACGAAAGATTCAGATCTAGTAATTATCACTGCTGGTATAGCACGTAAACCTGGTATGAGCCGTGATGATTTAGTTCAAACAAACCAAAAAGTAATGAAATCTGTTACATCTGAAATCGTAAAATATTCTCCAAATACAACAATTTTAGTATTAACGAACCCTGTTGATGCGATGACTTATACAGTTTATAAAGAATCAGGTTTACCAAAAGAACGTGTAATCGGACAATCTGGTGTACTTGATACTGCTCGTTTCCGTACGTTTGTTGCGAAAGAATTAAACCTATCTGTTAAAGATGTAACTGGTTTTGTTCTTGGCGGACATGGCGACGATATGGTGCCATTAGTAAGATATTCTTACGCTGGTGGAATTCCATTAGAAACTCTAATCGACGCAGCTCGTTTAGAAGAAATCGTAGATCGTACTCGTAAAGGTGGAGCGGAAATCGTTAACCTTCTTGGCAATGGTTCTGCTTACTATGCTCCCGCTGCATCTTTAGTTGAAATGGCTGAAGCAATTCTGAAAGACCAAAAGCGAGTATTGCCATCAATCGCTTATTTAGAAGGCGAATATGGTATGGATGGCATTTACCTTGGTGTTCCAACAGTACTTGGTGCAGCAGGTATCGAGAAAATTATCGAACTTGAGTTAACAGAAGATGAAAAAGCATTATTAAACAAATCAGCAGACGCCGTCAAAGCTGTTATGAAAGTTTTAGTTTAAACTTAAGGTTGTTACTAATCGAGTGGGGAAACCCACTCGATTTTTTTATAAGAAAGTACATTAAAATGTCCTTGATTACTGGGACCTTGGCTTGGGACTTACATAAGGATGGCTAAAAGTGCCTTTAATCACAAGTATCCTAACTGGTAAGGTCCTATCATCACCTTGCGCTTTGCGTAGGTTTATTGTTAATATAGAATTAGCTATTTGTGAGGGGGAGGAACTATTGTTATTAGGGAAAACTCGAAAAATAGGTAGACGTATACAGGAAATAGAGATTGGTGAAAAGTTAGCACTAACAGAAAAAATTGAGGACAAAGACTTGCTACTATATCTGGGGCTAACCAATGATAACAACCCTTTATATATTCAACATGATTTTGCAGCTAAGACTCAATATGGAAAACCTATCGTACCGTCTATTATGTTAACAGGTATTATTACATCCGCTATTTCAAAATACTTGCCGGGCCCTGGATCACATATAACAAAACAGTTTATAAGCTTTCCAATACCTACTTATCATTACTCAATTGTAGAATTTACATTTGAAGTAAAGGAAATAGTAGAACGATTAAATAATGTAATAATTACAGTATTAGCTCAAAATGACCAAAACGAAATTGTTGTGGAAGGCGAGTTTCATGTAACGCCTCCAATTATAGAAAAATAATAACGATATAGCTAACATCGATTTGGAATGGGGGTTTCAAATCAACCTTGGAGGCAAAATAATGAGAAAAGTATTAGTTGTGGATGACGAAAGTTCAATTGTAACTTTATTAAAATATAATCTTGAAGAAGCTGGTTTTGAAGTCATAACAGCAAGTGATGGCTTAGAAGGGCTTAATAAAGCTTTAGATGAAAAACCAGAGGTCATTGTACTGGATTGGATGCTACCACATATGGATGGCATGGAGGTCTGCAAAGAGCTTCGTTTAAAGAAAGTACAAATTCCTATAATAATGTTAACAGCAAAAGACGAAGAATTCGATAAAGTATTAGGTCTTGAACTAGGTGCCGATGATTATATGACGAAGCCTTTCAGTCCAAGAGAGGTAACCGCAAGGGTAAAAGCAATGATTCGTCGTTCTGGCATATCTACTGAGCATAAGCAGGAGAAAACCATAGAAGAAATGTATACTTTTGGTCCGCTACAAGTATTCCCGGAACGTTTTGAGGTTCTTTTAAACAATGACGTCGTGGAGTTTACTCCAAAAGAGTTTGAATTACTAGTGTATTTAATAGAAAACAAAAATCGAGTATTAACACGTGATCAGCTATTAAGTGCGGTATGGAACTATGATTTTGCTGGCGATACTCGTATAGTGGATGTTCATATTAGTCATTTGCGTGATAAAATTGAAGAGAATAGTAGAAAGCCTAATTTCATCAAAACAATTAGAGGACTAGGATACAAGTTTGAGGAGCCTAAGAGCTAATGAAATCATTTCATTCCAAACTTTTTAGAACTTATTCTATTATGATAGGGTTAATATTAGCTTGTCTAGGAATTATACTTGGACAGCTTTTTCCTATTTTCGCTAAAAGCTCTTCTGAAAAAGTCATAAACACAAAAATAGATGAAGTATCCAATTATATAGACTCCACAGGACTCACAGTAGATGAACAGAGGCATATTAAGGAAATGTTAGCTTCTACATTCTCTCAAACTGAATTGATCAATGCCCATTCCTTATGGTTATTTTTAATCGTCATTCTAAGTCTTACTTTTCTTGTTGCACTGTTTTTAGGGACAAATATTTTCAAGAAGTATGCCCAGCCAATAGAGCATTTGACGGAAACCGCTATGGAATTAGCACGAGGAAATTATCGAATTCGTGCCTTTGAAGATGAATTTTCCGGGATGTCGAAGCTGAGTAACTCTATTAATATACTTGCACGAAATTTACATGATATATCCGTCATGAGAGAAACGGAAAAAGAACGTTTAAAAACGTTAATCGAGAACATGGGCAGTGCCCTTATTATGATTGATCGTAACGGGTATATTACTATTGTGAATCGTTCTTTTCTTAAGCAGCTTGATATATCGTTTAAAGATCTTGATGGAAAGCTATTTAATAAAATTGGTCTTCCAAAACAGATTGAGGCGTTCATTGATCAATTATTTTTGACAGAGGCTTCGAATCGGGAACAAATATCGATAAAGAAAAACATACATACTTATTTTATGGATGCTTATGGAGCGCCGGTTATTGGCGAGCATGGAAAATGGCTTGGTATAGTGGTAGTAATGCATGATATTACGGAGCTTGTGAAACTGGAGCAAGTTAGAAAAGATTTTGTGGCGAATGTATCCCATGAATTGAAGACTCCTGTCACTAGTATTAAAGGATTTTCAGAAACATTATTGTATGGCGCATATAAAAATGAAGAAACATTGCTTTCTTTCCTTGAGATTATACACAAAGAAAGTAATAGACTTCAAATGCTTATCAATGATTTATTGGATTTGTCAAAAGTGGAACAGGTAGGATATGAAGTGAATTTACAAAAGATCAACTTATTGGAAGTTGTTGAGCGAAGTAAAGAGATGACTAGTCATATTGTAGAGGAAAAGAATATGACTCTCAAAATTATATATAACGGACCAGTCTATGTATTAGGTGATATTAATCGTTTAATCCAAATAATGATGAATTTATTGATGAATGCCCTGACTTACTCCCCTGAGGATAAAACAGTGATCATATCCATTGATCGTAACGAAAAATGTGGAATATTCCGTATCCAAGATGAAGGGATAGGAATATCAAAAGATGAAATTGGCAGGGTATTTGAGCGTTTTTACCGAGTTGATAGAGCTAGAAGTAGAAACTCTGGAGGAACTGGTCTTGGTTTAGCAATTGTTAAGCATCTAGTGGAAGCCCATCACGGGTTACTAGAAGTAGAAAGTGAAGTAGGAAAAGGTACTGTCTTTACTGTATCAATTCCGCTTGTTAAAAGTTAATGGAGGTCTTTATGAAAAACCAACCCTTTATCCCAATAATTATTGGGACAGACATGAATGCTTATAATATGGCGATTTCTTTTCACGAGGAATACAATATAAAGCCAATATTAGTAGGTAAAGAAGAAATGTCTTTTACCAAATGGAGTAGCGTGATCGAACATATAGAGATTCAGCCGAATTTGTGGGATAAATCTGCTTTTGTTCAGGTACTTATGGAAGTTGCACAAAAATATAAAACAAACGACAAAGAATTGTTATTAATAGGAACAAATGATTTTTATGTACGATTAATAATTGAAAATGCAGACGCTTTAAAAAAAATGTATGTTTTTAACTATATGTCGGAAGAATTAATGAATAATCTTCTCGTCAAAACAAATTTCTATAAGCTTTGTGAAGAGCACGGAATTGATGCGCCGAAAACATATTATTATTCATGTGCAAAAAAAGCAGCATTTACGGAAGATGTACTATTTCCTTTAATCGTAAAACCGAGCAATGGTGTTATGTATTACAAAAATAAGTTTTCTGGTCAGCAAAAAGTTTACCGTGTAGAGACAAAGGCTGAACTAGATGATGTGATTAGCAAAGTAAATGCAAGTGGTTATACAGAAGACTTAATCATTCAGGATTATATTCCAGGGGATGATACGTATATGTGGGATTCGGTCTTCTACATGAGTTCTAAAGGCAAAGCCCAGCTAAGTACACTTGCACAGGTAGTTCTACAGGAGCATACAGTTACGGCTATTGGTAACTATACTGCACTCATTACTCGATATAATGAGGAACTGATGGAAAAGCTACAACACTTTTTAGAAGCAATAGGTTATGTCGGTTTTGCAAACTTTGACTTAAAATTCGATGAGCGAGATGGGAAGTTTAAAGTATTTGAGGTGAATATTAGACAAGGACGATCTAGTTATTATACAACTGCCCTAGGACATAATATGGCCCGTTATTTTGTAGATGATGTTATTTATCAAAAGGAAAAATCTCTAACTTTATTGAATGAGCATTATCTATTTACCGTAGTGCCTAAAATCGTATTAACGAAATTTGTTGAAAATGAAGAGATTCAAAAAGAAGTAAGAATGCTTTTGAAGTCCGGTAAATGGGGAAATCCATTATTCTACAAGAAGGACAAGCATTTTACTCGTAAATTATTTTTGATCGCCCGCCAGTTCAATTATTATAAAAAGTATAAAAACAATAATTGGTAAGGAAATATTTACAAATCATTCATAATACATTAACAATTATTTGTTACATTTAAATAGACCCCTTTTCCAAACGATTTACCTGAAAAAAGCTAGCATTTTGCTAGCTTTTTTTATTTATAAAGAGAGAATATAAAATGCAAAATGAATACTGGGTTTACAGGACAATTAAGAATGAATAATACTACTGCTTTCCGTTTCAGGTGGAGAACAAAGGCTAAAAGCGCCACGTCGTGTGACAACGCCTTCGTGACCAACATCCTGTTGGCCTCCGCGGGCTTGGCTTCAGCCTCCTCGTCGCTGCGAAAACATATGCTCCTGCGGTTACTCGTCGCAAAGACATTGGTCAAACAAAGTTTGACTAATGTCTTTCCTGCGGGGTCTTCAGCTCAAGCTATCCCGCCGGAGTCGCCACTTTCCAATACAATCAACATAATGTGTAGTACTAAACTCAATGATTTGCCAGGGTATATCGCTTAGCCGATAGTAGCAGTCAAAGTTATTATAGTGATAAAACCGTCTGACCTATTAGGTATACTATTTTATAATGAAAGAAGAATGTGGATATTCTTTTATCTGAATTGTTCGTTTATGTAAAGTGGAACTAGTTGATTGGAGCGCAGCGGAGACTCCAGTGGGAACAGGGCGAGCTGAAGACCCTGGACTGAGCATCGCGAGGGAAGCGGCTGAAGCCGTGCCCACGGAAAGCATCCGCTCGTAGCGAAAATCAACGGCATATCTACATTTTTGTTTTTAGAGGATCGGGTATCTTTTACCCGTTTTTTTAATGTAAAGAGTAATTTCGTCATTACAGTTTCAAGCAAAAACAAGAATGTATAAGTATCTACTTTTCCAACTAAATTCTAAAAGTTTACTTAACATGCTATTCATAGAAAACATGTATGAGATAACCAATTCTATTATTTTTGAAACCAACTACCAAGTTAAACCGTAAAAGGAAGTATACATAAAAAGGAGGAAATAATATGAGTACGAAAAGGTTACTAACTATTATTGCCATGAGTGTAATTGGCATTATATTAATATCTGCAGTTTTTACTTCATGGTATACAGTAGATGAATCGGAACAAGCAATCGTCATTACATTTGGTGAAGCAAGCGAACCAATAGTGGATTCGGGATTGAAGTTTAAAATGCCCTGGCCAATTCAATCAGTAGAAAAACTCTCCAAAGAAACATTTAGTTTAAAGTTCGGCTATAGTCAGAAAGCAAACGGTGAAATTGAATCATTTGATAAAGATACTAAAATGATCACAGGGGACGACAATATCGTCTTAACTGATTTAGTTGTTCAATGGAAAATAACAGATCCTAAATCATATTTATTTAATGCTGAAAACCCGAAAGAATTACTTCATGATGCAACCTCAGCCTCTATTCGTTCTGTTATTGGAAACTCCAAAATAGATGATGCTTTAACGTCAGGAAAAGCACAGATTGAGAGTGACACGAATGATCTATTACGCTCGTTAATAGAAAAATATGATATTGGTGTTACTGTACTAACCGTGAAACTACAAGACGTGGAACTTCCTAATGCAGAAGTTCGTTCAGCATTTACTGCAGTAACAGATGCCGAGGAGACTAAAAATACAAAAGTAAATCAAGCAGACAAATATAAAAACCAAAAGTTAAGTGAAGCAATTGGGGAAAAGGATGCCATTATTTTAAATGCGACAGGTTATAAAACTGCACGGATTGAACAGGCAAAAGGGGACGTAGCTTTGTTTGATAAACTTTATGCAGAATATCAAAACAATAAAGAAATTACGAAACAACGTTTAGTAATGGAAACACTAGAAGCTGTTTTACCAAATGCAAAAATGTACATTATGAATGATGAAGGTGGAACGATGAAATATTTACCCCTTCAATCATTAGATACAACAAAACAAACAGCACCACCTGTAACTGAAACAGAAGCTAAAACAGAAGAAGGGAGCGGTAAATAATGGCGGACAACAAAAACCCATTCTCAAGTTTAGAAGCTAAGTTTAAAACGGTTGAAAACAAACCAAGTAAAGTACCTAAGGAAAAAAAGCCTATGGACTATAAAAAATATACAAAGCCATTCATCGCAATCTTTTTAGTTTTTGTCCTTTTCATTATCGCATTAGCGAATATATATGTAGTCAAAGAAGGAGAGTTTAAAGTAATTCGCCAATTCGGTGAAATTAAAGATATTAAAGATACTCCTGGCCTTCATATGAAAATACCATTTTTACAAAGTGTAACAACAATCCCTAAATACCAGATGAACTATAAATTATCCGAGGCGGAGATCAATACTAAAGATAAACGTCGAATCATTATAGATAATTATGCTGTTTGGAGAGTAGTGAATCCAAAAGAAATGATTTCAAGCGCAGGTACATTGGTTGGAGCTGGCTCTCGTATGGAGGAATTTATTTATTCGGTCGTTCGTTCAGAGCTAGGTCAACTAGAATATAGTGAGATTATTAACGATGAAAATTCCTCAAGAGGAAGCTTAAATGATCAAATAACTAACCACGTAAATGAATTATTGAAAAAGGATAATTACGGAATTGAAGTAATAGATGTTCGTATTAAGCGTACAGATCTGCCACAGGAAAATGAGCAATCTGTTTACAATGAAATGATTTCGGAAAGACAAAGTATTGCACAAAAATTCCTGTCCACTGGGGATGCAGATAAACGTCGTATAGAAGCCGACACGGATCGAGAAGTTCGGGAAATGCTTGCTAAAGCTAATAAAGATGCAGCGATGATTAAAGCGGACGGAGAAGCAGAGGCGGCACAAATTTATAACGATAGTTTCTCGAAGGATCCTGAGTTCTATTCCTTATACAGAACGTTAGAATCTTATAAGAAAACGATAGGCGAAGATACGATGATAATTATCCCATCTGATTCACCATATGCGAAAATTTTATCAGGTTACTTAGAATAGTATATGAATCGTCATTCCCCTTACTGTCATGGTAAGATATAGGGAATGACGTTTTTATTATGAAGGAGTGAATGTATATGTCATCCGAAAAAATTCTATTATTAGACGGCAACAGTTTGGCTTACCGAGCTTTTTTTGCCCTACCCTTATTAACTAACGAACATGGTATACATACAAATGCAGTGTATGGCTTTACTATGATGCTTCAAAAAATTATGGAAGAAGAAAATCCGACCCATATATTGGTAGCATTTGATGCTGGAAAAACAACTTTTCGTCATTCTACATTTGGGGAATATAAAGGTGGAAGACAAAAAACTCCTCCAGAGCTTTCAGAACAATTCCCTTATATACGTAAGTTGATAGATGCATATGGCATTAAGCGATACGAACTGGAAATGTATGAGGCGGACGATATTATTGGCACTTTAAGTAAGCAAGCGGATGATAAAGGCCAGCAAGTCGTAATCGTTTCTGGAGATAAAGATTTAACGCAGCTTGCGACAGAAAAGACTACTGTATATATTACGCGAAAAGGCATCACAGATATTGAAAAATACACGCCCGAACATGTAAAAGAAAAGTATGGTTTAAGCCCCCTACAGATTATTGATATG carries:
- the mdh gene encoding malate dehydrogenase, whose protein sequence is MTLKRSKISVIGGGFTGATTAFLLAQKELGDIVLVDIPQAENATKGKALDMAQAGPVQGFDSDIIGTSNYEDTKDSDLVIITAGIARKPGMSRDDLVQTNQKVMKSVTSEIVKYSPNTTILVLTNPVDAMTYTVYKESGLPKERVIGQSGVLDTARFRTFVAKELNLSVKDVTGFVLGGHGDDMVPLVRYSYAGGIPLETLIDAARLEEIVDRTRKGGAEIVNLLGNGSAYYAPAASLVEMAEAILKDQKRVLPSIAYLEGEYGMDGIYLGVPTVLGAAGIEKIIELELTEDEKALLNKSADAVKAVMKVLV
- a CDS encoding MaoC/PaaZ C-terminal domain-containing protein yields the protein MLLGKTRKIGRRIQEIEIGEKLALTEKIEDKDLLLYLGLTNDNNPLYIQHDFAAKTQYGKPIVPSIMLTGIITSAISKYLPGPGSHITKQFISFPIPTYHYSIVEFTFEVKEIVERLNNVIITVLAQNDQNEIVVEGEFHVTPPIIEK
- a CDS encoding response regulator transcription factor, with the protein product MMRKVLVVDDESSIVTLLKYNLEEAGFEVITASDGLEGLNKALDEKPEVIVLDWMLPHMDGMEVCKELRLKKVQIPIIMLTAKDEEFDKVLGLELGADDYMTKPFSPREVTARVKAMIRRSGISTEHKQEKTIEEMYTFGPLQVFPERFEVLLNNDVVEFTPKEFELLVYLIENKNRVLTRDQLLSAVWNYDFAGDTRIVDVHISHLRDKIEENSRKPNFIKTIRGLGYKFEEPKS
- the pnpS gene encoding two-component system histidine kinase PnpS; this encodes MKSFHSKLFRTYSIMIGLILACLGIILGQLFPIFAKSSSEKVINTKIDEVSNYIDSTGLTVDEQRHIKEMLASTFSQTELINAHSLWLFLIVILSLTFLVALFLGTNIFKKYAQPIEHLTETAMELARGNYRIRAFEDEFSGMSKLSNSINILARNLHDISVMRETEKERLKTLIENMGSALIMIDRNGYITIVNRSFLKQLDISFKDLDGKLFNKIGLPKQIEAFIDQLFLTEASNREQISIKKNIHTYFMDAYGAPVIGEHGKWLGIVVVMHDITELVKLEQVRKDFVANVSHELKTPVTSIKGFSETLLYGAYKNEETLLSFLEIIHKESNRLQMLINDLLDLSKVEQVGYEVNLQKINLLEVVERSKEMTSHIVEEKNMTLKIIYNGPVYVLGDINRLIQIMMNLLMNALTYSPEDKTVIISIDRNEKCGIFRIQDEGIGISKDEIGRVFERFYRVDRARSRNSGGTGLGLAIVKHLVEAHHGLLEVESEVGKGTVFTVSIPLVKS
- a CDS encoding carboxylate--amine ligase, with product MKNQPFIPIIIGTDMNAYNMAISFHEEYNIKPILVGKEEMSFTKWSSVIEHIEIQPNLWDKSAFVQVLMEVAQKYKTNDKELLLIGTNDFYVRLIIENADALKKMYVFNYMSEELMNNLLVKTNFYKLCEEHGIDAPKTYYYSCAKKAAFTEDVLFPLIVKPSNGVMYYKNKFSGQQKVYRVETKAELDDVISKVNASGYTEDLIIQDYIPGDDTYMWDSVFYMSSKGKAQLSTLAQVVLQEHTVTAIGNYTALITRYNEELMEKLQHFLEAIGYVGFANFDLKFDERDGKFKVFEVNIRQGRSSYYTTALGHNMARYFVDDVIYQKEKSLTLLNEHYLFTVVPKIVLTKFVENEEIQKEVRMLLKSGKWGNPLFYKKDKHFTRKLFLIARQFNYYKKYKNNNW
- the hflK gene encoding FtsH protease activity modulator HflK, encoding MSTKRLLTIIAMSVIGIILISAVFTSWYTVDESEQAIVITFGEASEPIVDSGLKFKMPWPIQSVEKLSKETFSLKFGYSQKANGEIESFDKDTKMITGDDNIVLTDLVVQWKITDPKSYLFNAENPKELLHDATSASIRSVIGNSKIDDALTSGKAQIESDTNDLLRSLIEKYDIGVTVLTVKLQDVELPNAEVRSAFTAVTDAEETKNTKVNQADKYKNQKLSEAIGEKDAIILNATGYKTARIEQAKGDVALFDKLYAEYQNNKEITKQRLVMETLEAVLPNAKMYIMNDEGGTMKYLPLQSLDTTKQTAPPVTETEAKTEEGSGK
- the hflC gene encoding protease modulator HflC, giving the protein MADNKNPFSSLEAKFKTVENKPSKVPKEKKPMDYKKYTKPFIAIFLVFVLFIIALANIYVVKEGEFKVIRQFGEIKDIKDTPGLHMKIPFLQSVTTIPKYQMNYKLSEAEINTKDKRRIIIDNYAVWRVVNPKEMISSAGTLVGAGSRMEEFIYSVVRSELGQLEYSEIINDENSSRGSLNDQITNHVNELLKKDNYGIEVIDVRIKRTDLPQENEQSVYNEMISERQSIAQKFLSTGDADKRRIEADTDREVREMLAKANKDAAMIKADGEAEAAQIYNDSFSKDPEFYSLYRTLESYKKTIGEDTMIIIPSDSPYAKILSGYLE